The following proteins are co-located in the Acidobacteriota bacterium genome:
- a CDS encoding PEP-CTERM sorting domain-containing protein: protein MRKTVAALAVTALLTSGTASAEPIAVSAFGGSGASVSGLAALGNSIDFGLAFTTSAPVFLMFNGLRAEQNYQVNIALPSASWTGLTAEVLNSAGGPHNEGDPTQPGYIPTGWSTSTDDDGFSFAQRAGLARSLVAGGGSFAVTADEGTNLRDLLSFSGMATGAAVLSFGLRDYDGNQSFLVRLAAARANAVPTPEPASMLLVGAGLIGTANAIRRRKGARHG, encoded by the coding sequence ATGAGAAAAACCGTAGCCGCGCTCGCTGTCACGGCACTCCTCACCAGCGGGACGGCGTCAGCCGAGCCCATCGCGGTGAGCGCGTTCGGCGGGAGCGGAGCCAGCGTCTCCGGACTGGCGGCGCTGGGCAACAGCATCGACTTCGGTCTGGCCTTCACCACCTCTGCGCCCGTGTTCCTGATGTTCAACGGCCTGCGCGCCGAGCAGAACTACCAGGTCAACATCGCGCTGCCGTCGGCGAGCTGGACGGGTCTGACTGCGGAGGTGCTGAACTCGGCCGGCGGTCCCCACAACGAAGGGGATCCCACGCAGCCCGGCTACATCCCGACGGGCTGGTCAACCTCGACAGATGACGACGGATTCAGCTTCGCGCAACGCGCAGGGCTTGCCCGTAGTCTCGTGGCCGGCGGCGGCAGCTTCGCCGTCACCGCCGACGAGGGGACGAATCTGCGCGACCTGTTGTCGTTCAGCGGAATGGCGACGGGCGCCGCCGTACTGTCGTTCGGGTTGCGTGACTACGACGGCAACCAATCGTTCCTGGTCCGCCTGGCCGCCGCTCGCGCCAACGCCGTACCGACGCCGGAGCCGGCGTCGATGCTGCTGGTCGGTGCAGGCCTGATCGGGACGGCCAACGCGATCCGCCGCCGAAAAGGCGCGAGGCACGGGTAG